GGACTGATAATGCAGTAAGACAACCCCGCCAGACACCCTCTGGTGAACCGGCTCTTGATCCCCAGTTGATCCGCAATCCGCAAGAACTGTGGCGCACAGGTGGGCTTAAGCTCTATCTCCACTTCCTGCTGCTTCTTCATGATGCGGGTGAGCACTTCCTCATACTGCTCCGCCCTCAGGGATTCCTCCTCGATGGTCTTGGCTCTCCCCGTGGGCACCAAAAAGAAGAAATGATGAGCCTTGGCCCCGATCTCCACGGCAAAATCCGTCATAGCCTCAAGTTCGCTTTGGTTCCAATCCATCACCGTAGTGTGTATCTGGAAGGGCAGGCCTGCCTCACGGCAGTTCTTCATGCCCTGCACCGCCCCCTCCCAGGCACCGGGGAAGGCGCGGAACTTGTTGTGCTTCTCCTTGTCCAGGGAGTCAAGGGAAATGCCCATGCCCTTGGCCCCGGCTTCCTTCAGCTTCTTCGCCATATCCAGCGTAATCAACGTGCCGTTGGTGCCAAAGACAGGAATGAGATTCAAATCAGAAGCAAACTTCACTAACTCCAGGATATCCGGCCGCATGAGAGGTTCACCGCCGGAGAAAATCATGATTTTGAAGCCAGCTTTGGCAATCTCCGTCAGCAGCTTCTTCGCCTCGGCGGTGGAAAGCTCCTCTTCCGCCTTGCAGCCTGCTTCACGATAGCAGTGGGCGCAGAACATATTGCAGGCATTGGTGGTATTCCAGGAAACGATTTTCACCGGGCCGCCATGGCCGTGGGGATGTCCCCCGGGATGACCAGGGTGGCCCGTATGTCCGCCAGTGATTCCTTCAGGCATGGTCATTTGGCTGCCCCCTCTCCCGTCAGGCCAATCTCTTCATCAGTGAGGTAGCAGGAGGGGTCGCTTTCCCAGAAATCTCCCGTGCGGGCTTCGGCTCTGGTGCGGAAGTTGCCATTGCAATTGTCCAGGAACTTGCACCTGGCGCAGCGGCCCTTGAGCAAAGGCTTCCTGTCCTTCAGCCCTGCCATGATAGGATTGGAGGTATCGCTCCAGATATCCCCGAACTTTCTCTCCCGCACATTGCCGAAGGTGTGATGCTGAGTGAACTGGTCAGGATGCACATATCCCAGAGGGTCCACCTCGCCGAAGGCAATGCCGGAGCGATTGCCGCCGTTCATGGAGATATACTCCTTGATCTTGGCAGCAGTATCATCCTCCCCCTCGGAAAGGGCCTTGAGGTACATATATACCCCGTCGCAGTGGTTGTCCACCGTGAGGATTTCCTTTTCCAGACCCCTGGCCTCGAAATCCTTGGTGCGGCGAATGATGGTATCCATAGCCCGGCGGGATTCCTCCGGAGTAACATCCTGATCCATCATGCCCGCCCCCCGGCCGGAGTAAACAAGGTGGTAGAAGCAGACACGGTTGATGCCCTTTTCCTCGATGAAATCGAAAATTTTGTCCAGCTCCATGATATTGTGGTGGTTGATGGTAAAGCGCAGGCCAACCCGCTGGCCCACTGCCACGCAGTTCTCAATGCCGGCCATGGCCTTCTCATAGGCTCCTTCCACCCCGCGGAACTTGTCATTGACGTCCTTGAGACCATCCAGGGAAATGCCCACATAGCCCACGCCGATATCCTTGATGCGCTGGGCAACTTCACGGGTAATGAGGGTGCCATTGGTAGAGAGGGTGG
This genomic interval from Selenomonas sp. AB3002 contains the following:
- the nirJ1 gene encoding putative heme d1 biosynthesis radical SAM protein NirJ1, producing the protein MISVTKLLFAREYYGDQLRYTKNAHSMRNGAAEGMGPVVVWNSTKTCNLKCMHCYMQSDAQKYKDELTTEEARKFIDDLADFNVPVLLFSGGEPLIRPDFFELAEYAAEKGVRPTLSTNGTLITREVAQRIKDIGVGYVGISLDGLKDVNDKFRGVEGAYEKAMAGIENCVAVGQRVGLRFTINHHNIMELDKIFDFIEEKGINRVCFYHLVYSGRGAGMMDQDVTPEESRRAMDTIIRRTKDFEARGLEKEILTVDNHCDGVYMYLKALSEGEDDTAAKIKEYISMNGGNRSGIAFGEVDPLGYVHPDQFTQHHTFGNVRERKFGDIWSDTSNPIMAGLKDRKPLLKGRCARCKFLDNCNGNFRTRAEARTGDFWESDPSCYLTDEEIGLTGEGAAK
- the nirJ2 gene encoding putative heme d1 biosynthesis radical SAM protein NirJ2; the protein is MTMPEGITGGHTGHPGHPGGHPHGHGGPVKIVSWNTTNACNMFCAHCYREAGCKAEEELSTAEAKKLLTEIAKAGFKIMIFSGGEPLMRPDILELVKFASDLNLIPVFGTNGTLITLDMAKKLKEAGAKGMGISLDSLDKEKHNKFRAFPGAWEGAVQGMKNCREAGLPFQIHTTVMDWNQSELEAMTDFAVEIGAKAHHFFFLVPTGRAKTIEEESLRAEQYEEVLTRIMKKQQEVEIELKPTCAPQFLRIADQLGIKSRFTRGCLAGLSYCIISPRGKVQPCAYLNMELGDVRETPFDEIWANNEVLKKLRTLQYSGGCGACRYKGVCGGCRARAACYHDGDYMAEEPWCLYHGRRG